A genomic window from Dechloromonas sp. A34 includes:
- a CDS encoding YkgJ family cysteine cluster protein, with amino-acid sequence MSPCQSCGACCASFRVDFHPAELAGGTFAWGAGVPKEMTVPVTAAIVRMIGTDTAAPRCIALAGEVGREVGCTIYEGRPSPCREFDTEHAACNRARQRYGLPPL; translated from the coding sequence ATGAGCCCCTGCCAGAGCTGCGGCGCCTGCTGCGCCAGCTTCCGTGTTGATTTCCACCCGGCCGAACTGGCCGGCGGCACCTTTGCCTGGGGGGCGGGTGTGCCCAAGGAGATGACAGTGCCGGTCACCGCCGCCATCGTCCGCATGATCGGCACCGATACGGCCGCCCCGCGCTGCATTGCGCTGGCCGGGGAAGTCGGCCGGGAGGTCGGCTGTACCATCTACGAGGGGCGGCCCTCGCCGTGCCGGGAATTCGATACCGAACACGCCGCCTGCAATCGGGCACGCCAGCGCTACGGCCTGCCGCCGCTCTAG
- a CDS encoding DUF1439 domain-containing protein: MKPSITALLFAALAAIAPCSQAELLGKEVAFSETEIQTALARSGPQQRNYNGLMTVALLEVPRITLGVPEGRVGIVARVHISLLGQPAIPVDVTGTAGIRYNDNTKAFYLENPVADSVSSQALPKEYEPAARNAVNTLVVSYFRKPVYVLRADASPEEATARWLLRSVRIEPGRVVAVLSPL, translated from the coding sequence ATGAAGCCAAGCATCACCGCCCTCCTCTTTGCCGCCCTCGCGGCCATCGCCCCATGCAGCCAAGCCGAGTTGCTGGGCAAGGAAGTCGCCTTCTCCGAAACAGAAATCCAGACGGCGCTCGCCAGATCCGGCCCGCAGCAACGCAATTACAACGGCCTGATGACGGTGGCGCTGCTCGAAGTACCCCGGATCACCCTCGGCGTACCCGAAGGCCGGGTCGGTATCGTCGCCCGCGTTCACATCTCGCTGCTCGGCCAGCCGGCCATCCCGGTCGATGTCACAGGCACCGCGGGCATTCGCTACAACGACAACACAAAGGCCTTCTATCTGGAAAACCCGGTCGCCGACTCGGTATCCTCGCAGGCCCTGCCGAAAGAGTACGAGCCGGCCGCCCGCAACGCCGTGAACACTCTGGTCGTCAGCTATTTCAGAAAACCGGTCTATGTCCTGCGCGCGGACGCCAGCCCCGAAGAAGCCACAGCACGCTGGTTATTGCGCTCGGTGCGGATCGAACCGGGGCGCGTCGTCGCCGTACTGTCGCCGCTCTGA
- a CDS encoding EAL domain-containing protein, with protein sequence MASFSGLLQRFKKTTFRRQLAILFSVGVLCVSLLSAFATSWQGSRQLYASKLQDGLRISQTLAVQSRLALVFGSADNVSEALAAASAFPDITRIEIRHTDGRVLLERGVTISENGAGSKLMLNTKVAYLEEENAAGWRFVAPVWSVSGPDSPFETTERKDILLGFVVVDQSKAPLKALIREVFIVNFAAGIAFAVFFVLALRLLARRLTQPLSDLSDTMARAEKGEIGLRADLSGPRDLAEMAHAFNSMMEALEQRELELRTARDSALRFAKLKSDFAATVSHEIRTPLNGVIGTLDMLKTGRMDPEQTELLGLAWDSSQYLLELVNNILDFSRLEAGRMEVDASDFALQPLIDGIMSMFQTSAASKKLTLTARVAADVPPVLCGDPARIRQVLINLLGNALKFTERGSVTLSVERIENSQQLRFDVRDTGIGIAGELQSAIFDSFTQADTSTTRRYGGSGLGLAISKQIVCLLGGEIGVDSTPGLGSHFWFTAPCTVGTLSPAALPATTRRMEHSARILIAEDNATNQAVAVGMLRLLGCSSGVARNGVEAVAHWQDGNWDLILMDCSMPEMDGFQATAAIRSLEAGSGRHIPIIAMTANTLAHDIERCKIAGMDGHLSKPLTLEALASHLERCLQISTHQVAQAELLVESTDTPPFDSSALDNLREFLGDSISEAIRPFLEDMPGYLFELEGAIAIGNADTIRKVAHVIKGAAGNLGAVAMANAARAMEQHAEAGTLSDSSELLLRLRTEFALIEPAMMAELDEPPSLPQPRDDAAIVLIVDDDRSTRSALRHALHRNGFRVEEAGDGTEALAWLEENTADAILMDALMPVMNGFDACSALKRHPQWKDIPVLMITALEDRQSIERAFESGASDFIPKPIHLSVVNQRVRRVIDATRAERHVHQLAYNDTLTGLPNRLLFVEHLNRAIDRSMTHNSTLAVLFLDLDRFKFINDTLGHEAGDQLLTTMAQRLKGCVRADDCVARLGGDEFTILLDELPNPGVAASVAQNICRTVSAPLTVGGQEVVMTASIGISLYPDDGQDVSKLLRHADTAMYRAKQSGRDFCYYEAAMESALSDRLKLENDLRRALERDEITVFYQPVVNTVSGEIAGVEALVRWLHPEEGIISPAEFIPIAEDTGLILALGERVLRTACAQAKTWLDNGLSKLHVAVNLSAKQLEQPDLRDIVLRALSDSGLPASALVLEITESVLMARAAESIDLLRDLRSLGIHLSIDDFGTGYSSLSYLKHLPANTLKIDRSFIQDIPQDEDAVAIVTGILALAHSLRMNVVAEGVETIAQQETLARLKCDQLQGYLFSKPLPAEVIETQMFTPKRKKRQPRKQQS encoded by the coding sequence ATGGCGTCATTTTCCGGCCTCCTGCAGCGTTTCAAGAAAACCACTTTTCGTCGCCAACTCGCCATCCTCTTCTCGGTTGGTGTGCTCTGCGTTTCGCTGTTGTCGGCCTTTGCCACCTCCTGGCAGGGCAGTCGCCAGTTGTACGCCAGCAAGTTGCAGGATGGTTTGCGCATCTCGCAGACCCTGGCGGTGCAAAGTCGGCTGGCCCTGGTCTTTGGTTCCGCCGACAACGTCTCGGAAGCACTGGCCGCGGCCTCCGCCTTCCCCGACATCACCCGCATCGAGATTCGCCACACCGATGGCCGAGTACTTCTCGAACGCGGCGTCACGATCAGCGAAAATGGTGCCGGCAGCAAGCTGATGCTCAATACCAAGGTCGCCTATCTCGAGGAAGAGAATGCGGCGGGCTGGCGCTTCGTCGCACCGGTCTGGTCGGTATCCGGCCCGGACTCGCCGTTCGAGACCACGGAACGCAAGGACATCCTGCTCGGCTTCGTGGTGGTCGACCAGAGCAAAGCGCCGCTCAAGGCACTGATCCGCGAAGTATTCATCGTCAATTTCGCCGCCGGCATCGCCTTTGCGGTGTTTTTCGTCCTCGCTCTGCGCCTTCTCGCCCGGCGCCTCACGCAGCCGCTTTCCGACCTTTCGGACACCATGGCCCGCGCCGAAAAAGGCGAGATCGGTCTGCGCGCCGATCTCTCCGGCCCACGCGATCTGGCCGAGATGGCCCATGCCTTCAACAGCATGATGGAAGCCCTTGAGCAACGCGAGCTGGAATTGCGCACTGCACGCGACAGCGCCCTGCGTTTTGCCAAGCTGAAATCCGATTTCGCCGCCACGGTCAGCCATGAGATACGTACCCCGCTGAATGGCGTGATCGGCACGCTGGACATGCTGAAGACCGGCCGCATGGACCCGGAACAAACGGAATTGCTCGGCCTGGCCTGGGACTCCTCGCAATACCTGCTCGAATTGGTCAATAACATCCTCGACTTCTCCCGGCTCGAAGCCGGCCGCATGGAGGTCGACGCCAGCGATTTTGCGCTGCAGCCCCTGATCGACGGCATCATGAGCATGTTCCAGACTTCGGCCGCCAGCAAGAAGCTGACCCTCACTGCCCGCGTCGCAGCCGATGTGCCGCCCGTCCTCTGCGGCGATCCGGCCCGCATCCGCCAAGTCCTGATCAATCTGCTCGGCAATGCGCTCAAATTCACCGAGCGCGGCTCGGTGACTCTTAGTGTCGAGCGCATCGAAAACAGCCAGCAATTGCGCTTCGACGTCCGCGACACCGGCATCGGCATTGCCGGCGAACTGCAGTCCGCCATTTTCGATTCATTCACCCAGGCCGACACCTCGACGACGCGACGCTACGGCGGCAGCGGCCTCGGTCTGGCGATCAGCAAGCAGATCGTTTGCCTGCTTGGTGGCGAAATCGGCGTCGACAGCACGCCGGGTCTGGGCAGCCATTTCTGGTTTACTGCCCCGTGCACCGTCGGCACCCTCTCCCCGGCAGCGCTACCCGCCACCACCAGGCGGATGGAGCACAGCGCCCGCATCCTGATCGCCGAAGACAATGCCACCAACCAGGCCGTGGCCGTCGGCATGTTGCGCCTGCTCGGGTGCAGCAGCGGCGTCGCCCGCAACGGCGTCGAGGCCGTTGCCCACTGGCAGGACGGCAACTGGGATCTGATCCTGATGGATTGTTCGATGCCGGAAATGGACGGTTTCCAGGCCACTGCCGCTATCCGCAGTCTGGAAGCCGGCAGCGGCCGCCATATTCCGATCATTGCGATGACCGCCAATACGCTGGCGCACGATATCGAACGCTGCAAGATCGCCGGGATGGATGGCCACCTGTCCAAGCCCCTGACTTTGGAGGCGCTGGCCAGTCACCTCGAACGATGCCTGCAGATCTCGACACACCAAGTTGCCCAGGCCGAACTGCTCGTCGAGAGCACCGACACCCCGCCGTTCGACAGCTCGGCGCTCGATAACCTGCGCGAATTCCTCGGCGATTCGATCAGTGAAGCGATCCGCCCCTTCCTCGAAGACATGCCGGGATACCTGTTCGAACTGGAAGGCGCCATTGCCATCGGCAATGCCGACACGATCCGCAAGGTCGCCCACGTCATCAAGGGAGCCGCCGGCAATCTCGGCGCCGTGGCGATGGCCAACGCCGCCCGCGCCATGGAACAGCATGCCGAAGCCGGCACGCTCAGCGACAGCAGCGAATTGCTGCTTCGCCTGCGAACCGAATTTGCGCTTATCGAACCCGCCATGATGGCGGAGCTCGACGAGCCGCCCAGCCTCCCGCAACCCCGCGACGACGCCGCCATCGTGCTGATCGTCGACGACGACCGCAGCACTCGTTCCGCCCTGCGTCACGCCCTGCACCGCAACGGTTTCCGTGTCGAGGAAGCCGGCGACGGCACCGAGGCCCTGGCCTGGCTGGAAGAAAATACGGCCGACGCCATCCTGATGGATGCCCTGATGCCGGTGATGAACGGCTTCGACGCTTGTAGCGCCTTGAAACGCCATCCGCAGTGGAAGGATATCCCGGTGCTGATGATCACCGCGCTCGAAGACCGCCAGTCGATCGAGCGCGCCTTCGAATCCGGAGCAAGCGATTTCATTCCCAAACCGATCCACCTCTCGGTAGTCAACCAGCGTGTCCGCCGGGTCATCGATGCCACCCGCGCCGAGCGCCACGTACATCAACTCGCCTACAACGACACGCTGACCGGGCTGCCCAATCGCCTGCTCTTCGTCGAACACCTGAATCGCGCCATCGACCGCAGCATGACGCACAACAGCACGCTGGCCGTACTTTTCCTCGACCTCGACCGCTTCAAGTTCATCAACGACACGCTCGGCCACGAAGCCGGCGATCAGTTGCTGACCACCATGGCCCAGCGCCTCAAGGGCTGCGTCCGGGCCGACGACTGCGTCGCCCGTCTGGGTGGCGACGAATTCACCATCCTGCTCGACGAACTGCCGAATCCCGGCGTCGCGGCCAGCGTCGCCCAGAACATCTGCCGGACGGTCTCCGCCCCGCTCACCGTCGGGGGACAGGAGGTCGTGATGACCGCCAGCATCGGCATTTCGCTCTACCCCGACGACGGCCAGGACGTCAGCAAACTGCTGCGCCACGCCGACACCGCGATGTATCGCGCCAAGCAGAGCGGCCGTGATTTCTGCTATTACGAAGCGGCCATGGAATCGGCCCTCTCGGATCGCCTCAAGCTGGAAAACGATCTGCGCCGTGCCCTTGAACGCGACGAAATCACGGTCTTCTACCAGCCGGTGGTCAACACCGTCAGCGGCGAAATCGCCGGCGTCGAAGCCCTGGTCCGCTGGCTGCACCCGGAAGAAGGCATCATTTCGCCAGCCGAATTCATCCCGATCGCCGAAGACACCGGCCTCATCCTGGCCCTCGGCGAGCGCGTCCTGCGCACCGCCTGCGCCCAGGCCAAGACCTGGCTCGACAATGGCCTGAGCAAGCTGCACGTCGCCGTCAATTTGTCCGCCAAGCAACTGGAGCAGCCAGATCTGCGCGATATCGTGCTGCGCGCCCTGAGCGACAGCGGCCTGCCGGCCTCGGCACTGGTTCTCGAAATCACCGAAAGCGTGCTGATGGCCCGCGCCGCGGAAAGCATCGACCTCCTGCGCGATCTGCGCAGCCTCGGCATCCACCTCTCGATCGACGATTTCGGCACCGGCTACTCCTCGCTCTCCTATCTCAAGCACCTGCCGGCCAACACCCTGAAAATCGACCGCTCCTTCATCCAGGACATTCCACAGGACGAAGATGCGGTGGCCATCGTCACCGGCATCCTCGCCCTCGCCCACAGCCTGCGCATGAACGTCGTCGCCGAAGGCGTCGAAACCATCGCCCAGCAGGAAACCCTGGCCCGCCTGAAGTGCGACCAGTTGCAGGGCTACCTGTTCTCCAAGCCGCTGCCGGCCGAGGTCATCGAAACCCAGATGTTCACACCCAAGCGTAAAAAACGACAGCCGCGGAAGCAACAAAGCTGA
- a CDS encoding ABC transporter substrate-binding protein, which produces MKFVIFRLLLTVFLAGSTLQAQAEPTRIAVIYAEADDSYPSAITGLLGGIGNTPGVEIIRLSLKDLDSPRLSQMLLAATQRGDPIRLAAAGGTIGPIAVLYPDIGEPYRSIFSKIIEGIEESAQAKVTSYAVGNNFNAQAISGELKRQDIRVVIALGRNGLLAASALDKDIGVVAGGVVSVPEANVRNNAILSLAPDPALLFSQLKELSPKTHRIFVVYDPRQNAWLIKLAKEAARNHGFELVAHEAGDLKSALGIYQAIFASADAKHDALWLPQDSATVDESLVLPLVLQESWSKGIPVFSSNVSHVRRGALFALYPNNLELGRNLASSAIGMANGNPAVRGVLPLRNVLTAFNTRTASHLGLAPSPAQQRGFNLLFPEQ; this is translated from the coding sequence ATGAAATTTGTCATATTTCGACTCCTGTTGACGGTTTTCCTGGCCGGAAGCACTTTGCAGGCTCAAGCCGAGCCGACCCGTATTGCGGTCATCTATGCCGAAGCCGACGACTCCTACCCAAGCGCGATTACCGGGCTACTGGGTGGCATCGGGAATACACCGGGGGTTGAAATCATCCGGCTTAGCCTGAAGGACCTTGACTCACCACGCCTAAGCCAGATGCTGTTGGCCGCCACCCAGCGCGGCGACCCAATCCGGCTGGCCGCGGCCGGCGGCACTATCGGCCCGATCGCCGTGCTCTATCCGGATATCGGCGAGCCGTATCGCAGCATCTTCTCGAAAATCATTGAAGGCATCGAGGAAAGTGCCCAGGCCAAGGTCACCAGCTACGCGGTGGGCAACAATTTCAACGCCCAGGCCATCTCCGGCGAGCTGAAACGTCAGGACATTCGCGTTGTCATCGCCCTCGGCCGCAATGGACTGCTCGCCGCCAGCGCACTCGACAAGGACATCGGCGTCGTCGCCGGCGGCGTGGTTTCGGTGCCCGAAGCCAATGTTCGAAACAATGCGATCCTCAGCCTGGCGCCAGATCCGGCCTTGCTGTTCAGCCAGTTAAAAGAACTATCGCCGAAAACCCACCGCATTTTTGTGGTTTACGATCCCCGCCAAAATGCCTGGCTGATCAAGCTGGCGAAGGAAGCGGCACGCAATCACGGCTTCGAACTGGTGGCCCATGAAGCCGGCGACCTGAAGAGCGCCCTGGGCATCTACCAGGCCATTTTTGCCTCGGCCGATGCCAAGCACGATGCGCTCTGGCTGCCACAAGACAGCGCCACGGTGGACGAATCGCTGGTCCTGCCTCTGGTCCTGCAGGAATCGTGGTCCAAGGGCATACCGGTTTTTTCGAGCAACGTGTCGCATGTCCGGCGCGGCGCCCTCTTTGCGCTCTACCCCAACAACCTGGAACTGGGGCGCAATTTGGCGTCGTCGGCGATCGGCATGGCCAATGGCAACCCGGCGGTGCGCGGTGTCCTTCCCCTGCGCAATGTGCTGACTGCCTTCAATACCCGAACCGCCAGCCATCTCGGCCTGGCGCCATCGCCCGCCCAGCAGCGCGGCTTCAACCTGCTTTTCCCGGAGCAATAA
- a CDS encoding TonB-dependent receptor plug domain-containing protein, whose protein sequence is MFRVRILSGLLLATGTSLTLAQPMADEEDLALAYGDKSFVSIATGTKQLLSKAPSAATVITAENIASMGARTLIEALEAVPGMHVSRNMLQHLYTPTYGMRGILTATSPQVLMMVNGIPRTSVYLGNPDEELVELPVENIARIEVIRGPGSAIYGADAFAGTINIITKTAADIDGTSFGVRAGSFNSWDSWFQHGSKIGDLDVAAYLKIGTTDGQKRQIRSDGIGRSGPVNVGHDDIDGQLDIGYGKFRWRAAYTLRDNIGTGAGIAAALDPAGRVRSERISSDLSWTDANFARDLSVTLQAAFMHLTNEVTTPLVVIPGGVIPGFPDGVIGDPDKWERQSRFSGTSVYSGFSDHRVRFGIGHDEMEIYKTRETKNFTQIPTLAPVPMSSASGVNLFLAPHKRKLDYAYIQDEWSFARAWTLTGGVRYDSFSDFGSTTNPRLALVWEARHDLTAKLMYGTAFRAPSFIEQYATGNPIALGNSSLMPEKIKTLEGAITWQVRHNLQTSLSVFHHEISDIISQTGATYLNSGTQKGSGGELEVAWDASNSLRLSGHYAYQKNIDESTGSDAGYAPHHHLYGRADWRLVPSWQLSGQVNYVADRNRAYGDTRPEVPDYTAVDLTLRSERTKRGWDFSASINNLFDADIREPSKSSSGITYDFPMPGRTYWLQARFSL, encoded by the coding sequence ATGTTTCGAGTCCGTATACTTTCCGGCCTGTTGCTGGCTACCGGCACCAGTTTAACCCTTGCTCAGCCCATGGCCGACGAGGAAGACCTCGCCTTGGCATATGGTGACAAAAGCTTTGTATCCATTGCCACCGGCACCAAGCAATTGCTCAGCAAAGCGCCTTCGGCCGCAACGGTCATCACTGCCGAAAATATCGCTAGCATGGGGGCCAGGACGCTAATCGAGGCCCTGGAAGCAGTGCCCGGCATGCACGTTTCGCGCAATATGCTGCAACACCTCTACACCCCCACCTACGGCATGCGCGGCATCCTTACCGCAACCTCGCCACAGGTCCTGATGATGGTCAACGGCATACCGAGAACCAGCGTCTATCTCGGCAATCCCGACGAGGAACTGGTTGAATTGCCGGTGGAAAACATCGCCCGCATCGAAGTCATCCGTGGCCCGGGTTCCGCCATTTACGGTGCTGACGCCTTTGCCGGCACCATCAACATCATCACCAAAACAGCGGCAGACATCGACGGCACCTCATTCGGAGTGCGGGCCGGCTCCTTCAACAGTTGGGACAGCTGGTTCCAGCATGGCAGCAAGATTGGCGATCTCGACGTCGCCGCCTATCTGAAAATCGGCACCACCGACGGCCAGAAGCGCCAGATCCGCTCTGACGGGATCGGACGTAGCGGTCCGGTTAACGTGGGGCACGACGACATCGACGGTCAGCTTGATATCGGTTACGGCAAGTTCCGCTGGCGCGCTGCCTATACGTTACGCGACAACATCGGCACGGGCGCCGGCATTGCCGCCGCACTGGACCCGGCCGGACGCGTCCGTAGCGAACGAATCAGCAGCGACCTGTCGTGGACCGATGCAAACTTTGCCCGTGACCTCAGCGTGACCCTGCAAGCCGCCTTCATGCATCTCACCAACGAGGTCACCACGCCGCTGGTGGTGATTCCCGGCGGGGTCATCCCAGGCTTCCCCGATGGTGTGATTGGCGATCCGGACAAATGGGAACGTCAGTCCCGTTTCTCTGGAACCAGCGTCTATTCCGGATTTTCCGACCACCGGGTGCGCTTCGGCATCGGTCACGACGAAATGGAAATCTACAAGACCCGTGAAACCAAGAATTTCACACAGATTCCCACCCTGGCGCCCGTGCCGATGTCCTCGGCGAGCGGAGTCAATCTCTTCCTCGCCCCTCACAAACGCAAGCTCGACTACGCTTACATTCAGGACGAATGGAGTTTTGCCCGTGCCTGGACCCTGACCGGTGGCGTCCGCTATGACAGCTTTTCGGATTTTGGCAGCACGACCAACCCGCGCCTCGCCCTGGTCTGGGAAGCACGCCACGACCTGACCGCAAAACTAATGTACGGCACGGCTTTTCGCGCCCCATCCTTTATCGAGCAATACGCAACCGGCAATCCCATCGCGCTGGGCAATTCCTCCCTGATGCCGGAAAAAATAAAGACACTGGAAGGTGCGATCACCTGGCAGGTCCGCCATAACCTGCAAACCAGCCTGAGTGTCTTCCACCACGAGATTTCCGACATCATCAGTCAGACCGGGGCAACCTACCTGAACAGTGGCACGCAGAAAGGCAGCGGCGGCGAATTGGAAGTCGCCTGGGACGCCTCCAATAGCCTGCGCCTTTCAGGCCACTACGCTTACCAGAAGAACATCGATGAAAGTACGGGGAGCGATGCCGGCTACGCCCCACACCACCATCTTTACGGCCGAGCCGACTGGCGTTTGGTACCCAGCTGGCAACTGAGCGGACAGGTGAATTACGTCGCTGACCGTAATCGTGCCTACGGTGACACGCGTCCTGAAGTACCGGATTACACAGCTGTCGATCTGACCCTACGCAGCGAACGGACGAAACGTGGCTGGGACTTCTCGGCCTCCATCAATAACCTGTTCGACGCCGACATCCGCGAACCGAGCAAGTCCAGCTCCGGCATTACCTACGATTTCCCGATGCCAGGACGAACCTACTGGCTTCAGGCGCGTTTCAGCCTATAG
- a CDS encoding thiamine pyrophosphate-dependent enzyme, giving the protein MDFAPMGWAIGGAVGTAAGNRNVPVVCITGDGSLMMNGQEISVAVAEGLTVIFVILNDQALGMVKHGQRLAGAEQIAFQLPTTDFAAMARAMGADGYTIRSPEEMAELDIEAICRKKGPTLLDVYIDGEEVPPMNLRMQVLGTDI; this is encoded by the coding sequence ATGGATTTCGCACCAATGGGCTGGGCGATCGGCGGCGCCGTCGGCACCGCCGCCGGCAACCGGAACGTGCCAGTCGTCTGTATTACCGGCGATGGTAGCCTGATGATGAACGGCCAGGAAATCTCGGTCGCCGTCGCCGAAGGCTTGACCGTGATCTTCGTCATCCTCAACGACCAGGCGCTGGGCATGGTCAAGCACGGCCAGCGACTGGCCGGAGCCGAACAGATCGCTTTCCAGCTGCCGACCACTGATTTCGCCGCCATGGCCCGCGCCATGGGAGCCGACGGCTACACCATCCGCTCGCCGGAAGAGATGGCCGAACTCGACATCGAGGCAATTTGCCGCAAAAAAGGACCGACCCTGCTCGATGTCTATATCGACGGCGAAGAAGTCCCGCCGATGAATCTGCGCATGCAGGTTCTGGGCACCGACATTTAG
- a CDS encoding thiamine pyrophosphate-binding protein: protein MNSPSIALAYDVSTETHFPQATVKEMPQVADLIVSYLEQMGIEYVFGVPGGAIEPLYNALARSGRRGGPRPMVARHEAGAAFMADGYTRETGKIGVCCATSGPGATNLITGVACAFDNGIPMLVITGQPSLPSFGKRALQESACTGINTLGMFRHCTRYNSLVSHPEQIESKLITALQRAVRAPRGPVHLSIPLDIMKSPSPVSKPSYDIAAKLRPTSLLDADATDDLIELLQNAKNIRLLIGGWCGEAIGSILQFAVLRDIPFVTTPDGKGLISPYHPLFRGVFGFAGHQSASAMLNDDTVDLVLAVGTSMNEWTSSGWSDTLLNSKLVHIDESAEHLARSPMAKLHVRGRLHSIFKRLIERTHRIGENSNFAYQRNRATRDLPPAEWASEVSLADPDKYTSSASPIAPQRLMYDLGRLFPPSTRFLADAGNSVAWSTHYLSPGDRRISERRLGGAAGDGRAGDARPRAAGFA, encoded by the coding sequence ATGAATAGTCCAAGCATTGCGCTTGCTTACGATGTGAGCACCGAAACGCATTTCCCGCAGGCGACGGTCAAGGAGATGCCTCAGGTCGCCGATCTGATCGTCTCCTACCTGGAACAAATGGGCATCGAGTACGTTTTCGGCGTCCCCGGCGGCGCCATCGAACCGCTTTACAACGCCCTGGCGCGCAGCGGCCGGCGCGGCGGGCCGCGTCCGATGGTTGCCCGCCATGAAGCCGGCGCCGCCTTCATGGCCGACGGCTACACCCGCGAAACCGGCAAGATCGGCGTCTGTTGCGCCACCTCCGGCCCCGGCGCTACCAATCTGATAACCGGCGTCGCCTGCGCCTTCGACAATGGCATCCCGATGCTGGTCATCACCGGCCAGCCGTCGCTCCCCTCATTCGGCAAGCGCGCCCTGCAGGAGTCGGCCTGCACCGGCATCAATACGCTGGGCATGTTCCGCCACTGCACGCGCTACAACTCACTGGTCTCGCACCCGGAGCAGATCGAATCGAAGCTGATCACCGCCCTGCAACGGGCCGTGCGCGCCCCGCGCGGGCCGGTCCACCTGAGCATTCCGCTGGACATCATGAAAAGCCCCAGTCCGGTGAGCAAACCGTCCTACGACATCGCCGCCAAGCTGCGTCCGACCTCCCTGCTCGACGCCGATGCCACTGACGACCTGATCGAACTGCTCCAAAATGCGAAGAATATCCGCCTCCTGATCGGCGGCTGGTGCGGCGAGGCCATCGGCTCCATCCTGCAGTTTGCCGTCCTGCGCGACATACCCTTCGTCACCACACCGGACGGCAAGGGGCTGATCAGCCCCTACCATCCGCTGTTCCGGGGGGTCTTCGGCTTTGCCGGCCACCAGTCGGCGAGCGCCATGCTGAATGACGATACGGTCGATCTGGTCCTCGCCGTCGGTACCAGCATGAACGAGTGGACCAGCAGCGGCTGGAGCGACACCCTGCTCAACAGCAAGCTGGTTCATATCGACGAATCGGCCGAGCACCTCGCTCGCTCGCCGATGGCCAAGCTCCACGTGCGCGGCCGCCTGCACAGTATTTTCAAGCGCCTGATCGAGCGCACCCACCGCATCGGGGAAAACAGCAACTTCGCATACCAGCGCAACCGCGCCACCCGCGACTTGCCGCCTGCCGAATGGGCCAGCGAAGTATCGCTGGCCGACCCCGACAAATACACCAGTAGCGCCAGCCCGATCGCGCCGCAACGGCTGATGTACGACCTCGGCCGACTTTTCCCTCCCAGCACCCGCTTTCTGGCCGATGCCGGCAACAGCGTCGCCTGGTCCACCCACTACCTGAGCCCTGGCGACCGCCGTATCAGCGAGCGTCGCCTGGGGGGGGCGGCCGGCGACGGGAGGGCGGGCGACGCCAGACCGAGGGCGGCTGGCTTCGCCTGA